In a genomic window of Halorussus salilacus:
- a CDS encoding ABC transporter substrate-binding protein: MPDRQIDPKRRDFLAKAGATSGVVGLTALAGCTGGSQDETTTTEAETTEGGGDGTDTETESGGDGEALPTYTYVNNAQSYNPPRHDAINLNARQLGDLGLDVDVEVLEWGTLFNRVDQEYDYSFSTWHTFFTPDPVLEFNNMLHSSNTGEGEGNYAGYENSDVDELIDGYMAEPDADTRIEQVHELQQILMDDVPMMPITHMPMLVVYNNEQTGNWQPGLALGYNSYWTMINLEMQGDESVLKGYWPESLSTMNPLGHNGENKHVYQFTVMYDTLLRLDNNAEFNTDVSLATDFERVDETTMEYTIRTDHSWHDGEDLTTEDVAFTFNYITENEVPYYSTQTEYIEGAEAVDDETVRINMSDPLGPFNEIVATQIPIIPEHMWADREDPSEQTIDEPVGSGPLQFDYWEEGSEFGMTRFDDHFASVDFEERYWRIIPEASTVWELLNNGELNYEPFGRIDRSLNENQDNEQIGVESNPATSFWHFTPNEREEGLDDVALRKAMVETLPRTPIVDQILFGFPEPGFNVVSPAYGPLHTEDVTEYEESMDAARSRLEEAGYTWNDEDLLQTPES, encoded by the coding sequence ATGCCGGATAGGCAGATCGACCCGAAGCGGCGTGACTTCTTGGCGAAAGCCGGTGCAACGAGCGGTGTCGTCGGTCTGACTGCGCTTGCCGGGTGTACCGGCGGCAGTCAGGACGAAACAACGACGACCGAGGCCGAAACCACCGAAGGCGGCGGTGACGGTACGGACACCGAGACCGAATCGGGCGGCGACGGCGAAGCGCTGCCGACCTACACCTACGTCAACAACGCCCAGAGCTACAACCCGCCGCGCCACGACGCGATAAACCTCAACGCGCGGCAACTCGGCGACCTCGGACTGGACGTCGACGTCGAGGTGCTCGAATGGGGTACCCTGTTCAACCGCGTCGACCAGGAGTACGACTACAGCTTCTCGACGTGGCACACCTTCTTCACCCCCGACCCGGTGCTGGAGTTCAACAACATGCTCCATTCCTCGAACACCGGCGAGGGCGAGGGCAACTACGCGGGCTACGAGAACTCCGACGTCGACGAACTCATCGACGGCTACATGGCCGAACCCGACGCCGATACCCGTATCGAGCAGGTCCACGAGCTCCAGCAGATCCTCATGGACGACGTGCCGATGATGCCGATCACCCACATGCCGATGCTCGTCGTGTACAACAACGAGCAGACCGGCAACTGGCAGCCCGGACTGGCGCTTGGGTACAACTCCTACTGGACGATGATCAACCTCGAGATGCAGGGCGACGAGTCCGTCCTGAAGGGGTACTGGCCCGAGTCGCTGTCGACCATGAACCCGCTCGGTCACAACGGCGAGAACAAGCACGTCTACCAGTTCACGGTGATGTACGACACGCTCCTGCGACTCGACAACAACGCCGAGTTCAACACGGACGTGAGCCTCGCCACCGACTTCGAGCGCGTCGACGAGACCACGATGGAGTACACCATCCGGACCGACCACTCGTGGCACGACGGCGAGGACCTCACCACCGAGGACGTCGCGTTCACGTTCAACTACATCACCGAGAACGAGGTGCCCTACTACTCCACCCAGACCGAGTACATCGAGGGCGCGGAAGCCGTCGACGACGAGACGGTCCGCATCAACATGTCCGACCCGCTGGGGCCGTTCAACGAGATCGTCGCCACCCAGATTCCGATCATCCCCGAGCACATGTGGGCAGACCGGGAGGACCCGAGCGAGCAGACCATCGACGAACCCGTCGGCAGCGGTCCGCTCCAGTTCGATTACTGGGAGGAGGGCAGCGAGTTCGGGATGACCCGGTTCGACGACCACTTCGCGTCGGTCGACTTCGAGGAGCGCTACTGGCGCATCATCCCCGAGGCCTCGACGGTGTGGGAGCTGCTCAACAACGGCGAACTCAACTACGAGCCGTTCGGCCGCATCGACCGCTCGCTCAACGAGAATCAGGACAACGAACAGATCGGTGTCGAGTCCAACCCCGCGACCTCGTTCTGGCACTTCACCCCGAACGAGCGCGAGGAGGGCCTCGACGACGTGGCGCTCCGGAAGGCGATGGTCGAGACCCTGCCGCGGACGCCCATCGTCGACCAGATCCTGTTCGGATTCCCCGAGCCGGGATTCAACGTCGTCTCGCCCGCGTACGGGCCGCTCCACACCGAGGACGTCACCGAGTACGAGGAGAGCATGGACGCCGCCCGGAGCCGTCTCGAAGAGGCTGGCTACACCTGGAATGACGAAGATTTGCTTCAGACGCCAGAAAGTTAA
- a CDS encoding M20 family metallopeptidase, protein MTDIDADGLADLLAELVARETVNPPGDEGVLAEYLVERLDDSPVDFDVGVREVHPGRPNVVARAGDPEKGSLLLTGHMDVVPANPDDWTADPFELRREGDRLVGRGTADMKGALAAKLLAAEAFLASHDDPGEVILGFTVDEERGGSGTEALAERVEADAAIIGEPSRCQVAIAEYGVVGYELTVRGESGHSGRPDRAVNAVDGLRKALDRVEALDDEVRTQEHDLLEPGPSVSITEIDGGLAPNVIPDEATATVFWRTLPDIDRDPAVFDDRLADALEGVTLDGEPVDVEFERWLFSAGSEVDRDAAIVRETLDAAREVGIDAEVTGFNAGTDARFLTRAGIPTLVFGPGSIEDDAHTVDESVALDELVATAETYRGVLERRLG, encoded by the coding sequence ATGACCGACATCGACGCCGACGGCCTCGCCGACCTGCTCGCCGAACTCGTCGCCCGGGAGACGGTCAACCCCCCGGGCGACGAGGGCGTCCTCGCGGAGTACCTCGTCGAGCGCCTCGACGACTCGCCCGTCGACTTCGACGTGGGGGTCCGGGAGGTCCACCCGGGTCGCCCGAACGTCGTCGCACGCGCTGGCGACCCCGAGAAGGGGAGCCTGCTCCTCACGGGCCACATGGACGTGGTGCCCGCGAACCCCGACGACTGGACGGCCGACCCCTTCGAACTCCGGCGGGAGGGCGACCGACTCGTCGGCAGGGGGACCGCCGACATGAAGGGCGCGCTCGCCGCGAAACTCCTCGCGGCCGAGGCGTTCCTCGCGTCCCACGACGACCCCGGCGAGGTGATTCTGGGGTTCACCGTCGACGAGGAGCGCGGCGGGTCGGGCACCGAGGCGCTCGCCGAGCGCGTCGAGGCCGACGCCGCCATCATCGGCGAACCCAGTCGGTGTCAGGTCGCCATCGCGGAGTACGGCGTCGTGGGCTACGAACTCACCGTCCGGGGCGAGAGCGGCCACTCCGGGCGGCCCGACCGCGCGGTCAACGCCGTCGACGGCCTCCGGAAGGCCCTCGACCGGGTCGAGGCCCTCGACGACGAGGTCCGGACCCAAGAGCACGACTTGCTCGAACCCGGCCCCTCGGTCAGCATCACCGAGATAGACGGCGGGCTCGCGCCGAACGTCATTCCCGACGAGGCGACCGCGACCGTCTTCTGGCGGACGCTCCCGGACATCGACCGCGACCCCGCGGTCTTCGACGACCGCCTCGCAGACGCCCTCGAAGGCGTCACGCTCGACGGGGAGCCCGTAGACGTGGAGTTCGAGCGCTGGCTCTTCAGCGCGGGGTCGGAGGTCGACCGCGACGCCGCCATCGTGCGGGAGACGCTCGACGCCGCCCGCGAGGTCGGAATCGACGCCGAGGTCACCGGCTTCAACGCCGGGACCGACGCGCGGTTCCTCACGCGGGCTGGCATCCCGACGCTCGTGTTCGGGCCCGGAAGCATCGAGGACGACGCCCACACCGTCGACGAGTCGGTCGCGCTCGACGAGCTGGTGGCGACGGCCGAGACGTATCGGGGCGTCCTCGAACGTCGGCTTGGCTGA
- a CDS encoding M81 family metallopeptidase, with protein sequence MTDETVLVGEFSHETNTFAVRATDRAAFADRREYVGEELVAGLRGTNTPVGGILDAAESAGLDLVPSVAAAATPGGLVTEDAYDFYAGEILSAVRERGDDLDGVALSLHGAMVPEGRTDGEGPLLSAVREAVGPDVPVVATLDLHGNVTDEMCAAADALVAFETYPHVDMAETGRRATRLLVEMLREGREYSMHVERPPMLPLGPLQNTRGGPMADIMATARRIEDRDGVAKVNVLPGFHKADVPAMGTSVVAVADDESAGVHAARDLAAELWEMREAFVGEFPDPMDAVGRALRAADANPPEAGPVVLADSGDNPGGGGTGDETAVLRELIDRGATNAGLALVHDPEAVAACVEAGVGERVTVTLGGKAEGSFTPPICEADGYVAAITDGEFRNAGPMATGTENHLGRTVLFRCGEGDGVRVILTEKRIQPLDAEIWRHVGVQPERLDVVAVKSNNHYRAAYEPMASEVITVNSPGVAAFDPNQYDYDRIRRPRFPVDEMAADDYPDWY encoded by the coding sequence ATGACTGACGAGACGGTACTCGTGGGGGAGTTCTCCCACGAGACGAACACCTTCGCCGTGCGGGCGACCGACCGCGCGGCGTTCGCCGACCGCCGCGAGTACGTCGGCGAGGAGCTGGTCGCCGGACTCCGGGGGACCAACACCCCGGTCGGGGGCATCCTCGACGCCGCCGAGTCGGCGGGTCTGGACCTCGTTCCGAGCGTCGCCGCGGCCGCCACGCCGGGCGGGCTCGTCACCGAGGACGCCTACGACTTCTACGCGGGCGAGATACTCTCGGCGGTCCGTGAGCGCGGCGATGACCTCGACGGCGTCGCGCTCTCGCTACACGGCGCGATGGTCCCGGAGGGCCGGACCGACGGGGAGGGCCCCCTGCTGTCGGCGGTCCGGGAGGCGGTCGGTCCCGACGTGCCGGTGGTCGCGACCCTCGACCTCCACGGCAACGTCACCGACGAGATGTGCGCAGCCGCCGACGCGCTGGTCGCGTTCGAGACCTACCCCCACGTCGACATGGCCGAGACGGGGCGGCGCGCGACCCGGCTCCTCGTCGAGATGCTGCGAGAGGGTCGCGAGTACTCGATGCACGTCGAGCGCCCGCCGATGCTCCCGCTCGGCCCCCTCCAGAACACTCGCGGGGGGCCGATGGCCGACATCATGGCGACCGCGCGCCGGATCGAGGACCGCGACGGCGTGGCGAAGGTCAACGTCCTCCCGGGCTTCCACAAGGCCGACGTGCCCGCGATGGGCACCTCGGTCGTCGCGGTCGCCGACGACGAGTCGGCCGGAGTGCACGCCGCCCGTGACCTCGCGGCCGAACTCTGGGAGATGCGCGAGGCGTTCGTCGGGGAGTTCCCCGACCCGATGGACGCGGTGGGTCGGGCGCTGCGGGCCGCCGACGCGAACCCCCCGGAGGCCGGACCCGTCGTGCTGGCCGACAGCGGCGACAACCCCGGCGGGGGCGGCACCGGCGACGAGACCGCGGTCCTGCGCGAACTCATCGACCGCGGGGCGACGAACGCGGGCCTCGCGCTCGTCCACGACCCCGAGGCGGTCGCGGCCTGCGTCGAGGCGGGCGTCGGCGAGCGCGTCACCGTCACGCTCGGCGGGAAGGCCGAGGGGAGCTTCACGCCGCCCATCTGCGAGGCCGACGGCTACGTGGCGGCGATAACCGACGGCGAGTTCCGGAACGCGGGACCGATGGCGACCGGGACCGAGAACCACCTCGGCCGGACGGTCCTGTTCCGCTGCGGCGAGGGCGACGGCGTGCGCGTCATCCTGACCGAGAAGCGCATCCAGCCCCTCGACGCCGAGATATGGCGGCACGTCGGCGTCCAGCCCGAGCGCCTCGACGTCGTCGCGGTCAAGAGCAACAACCACTACCGGGCCGCCTACGAGCCGATGGCGAGCGAGGTCATCACGGTCAACAGCCCCGGCGTGGCGGCCTTCGACCCGAACCAGTACGACTACGACCGAATCCGGCGACCCAGGTTCCCCGTCGACGAGATGGCGGCCGACGACTACCCCGACTGGTACTGA
- a CDS encoding MFS transporter — protein sequence MSATGGDGGERLFGGYAGRLLVACSLGWAALSVGRFALAPMLPAIIEDLAITRFEAGVALSALWGFYALLQYPGGRLSDELSRKTLLIAGLGLLVAGFGLFAVTSDYVAFVVAASVVGVGAGVFSTPTKALITDLFVVRRGQAFGVQTAASDAGGAVASSVAVAALAVATWQTAFLPVVALVGLALVMLHLWSREPYSVARVDMDLLDTGRRLVADPEIRNLTLVYSLFSFAWQGATGFLPAFLQADKGFSAGLASGAFAALFAVGIVVKPVAGALGDRATHATVATAALVVGTVALGASSRSRPRRWWSSRWSRSRRGSCRSRP from the coding sequence ATGTCGGCCACCGGCGGGGACGGCGGCGAGCGACTGTTCGGCGGCTACGCGGGTCGGCTCCTCGTGGCCTGCTCGCTCGGGTGGGCGGCCCTGAGCGTCGGCCGGTTCGCGCTCGCGCCGATGCTCCCGGCCATCATCGAGGACCTCGCCATCACCCGGTTCGAGGCCGGTGTCGCGCTCTCGGCGCTGTGGGGTTTCTACGCGCTCCTGCAGTACCCCGGCGGTCGGCTCTCGGACGAACTCTCGCGCAAGACCCTGCTCATCGCGGGTCTCGGCCTGCTCGTCGCGGGGTTCGGGCTGTTCGCGGTGACGAGCGACTACGTCGCCTTCGTGGTCGCGGCGTCGGTCGTCGGCGTCGGCGCGGGGGTGTTCTCGACGCCCACCAAGGCGCTGATAACCGACCTGTTCGTCGTCCGGCGCGGGCAGGCGTTCGGCGTCCAGACCGCCGCGAGCGACGCGGGCGGCGCGGTCGCGAGCAGCGTCGCGGTCGCGGCGCTCGCGGTCGCGACCTGGCAGACCGCCTTCCTGCCCGTCGTCGCGCTGGTCGGACTCGCGCTCGTCATGCTCCACCTCTGGAGTCGCGAGCCCTACTCGGTCGCGCGGGTGGACATGGACCTCCTCGACACGGGGCGTCGGCTGGTCGCCGACCCCGAGATACGGAACCTCACGCTGGTCTACTCGCTGTTCTCGTTCGCGTGGCAGGGCGCGACCGGCTTCCTCCCCGCCTTCCTGCAGGCCGACAAGGGGTTCTCGGCGGGGCTTGCGAGCGGCGCGTTCGCGGCGCTGTTCGCGGTCGGCATCGTCGTCAAGCCGGTCGCGGGCGCGCTGGGCGACCGGGCGACCCACGCGACGGTCGCCACGGCCGCGCTGGTGGTCGGGACGGTCGCGCTCGGGGCATCATCGCGCTCTCGGCCGCGCCGCTGGTGGTCGTCGCGGTGGTCGCGTTCTCGGCGGGGTTCATGTCGTTCCCGCCCGTGA
- a CDS encoding universal stress protein, which produces MYDRILIPVDGSDAARRAAESGFKLAQSFDASVDVLYVLDREARRLARTDDEKRELRERGEQTLGEVEAVGAEFGCAVETALLEGRPSTRICEYAAERDADLVAMGRGARRGLRRRLLGGVTEYVLTHGDVPVLVVPESERRPREGIEYERLLLPTDGSENAEAATDHGVAIAGRFRSKVHVLNVADLQSAGGLFSAGGLEREFVERLESRGREATQRVAERIESLAPDVDFETDVVRTADFDGVAPGIHDYAVDREVDLVVMGSHGRSNLRSQLLGSVTSELLRGGDLPVLVVKRES; this is translated from the coding sequence ATGTACGACCGCATCCTGATTCCCGTCGACGGGAGCGACGCCGCGAGGCGTGCGGCAGAGAGCGGGTTCAAGCTGGCCCAGTCGTTCGACGCGAGCGTCGACGTGCTCTACGTCCTCGACCGCGAAGCCAGACGGCTCGCACGGACCGACGACGAGAAGCGGGAACTCCGAGAGCGCGGCGAGCAGACGCTCGGGGAGGTCGAGGCCGTCGGCGCGGAGTTCGGCTGTGCGGTCGAGACGGCGCTTCTGGAGGGGAGGCCGTCGACTCGAATCTGCGAGTACGCGGCCGAACGGGACGCCGACCTCGTCGCGATGGGTCGGGGAGCCCGGAGGGGCCTTCGGCGGCGGCTCCTCGGCGGCGTCACCGAGTACGTGCTGACCCACGGCGACGTCCCGGTGCTGGTCGTCCCGGAAAGCGAGCGCAGGCCGCGAGAGGGAATCGAGTACGAGCGACTGCTCCTGCCGACCGACGGCAGCGAGAACGCCGAAGCCGCGACCGACCACGGTGTGGCCATAGCCGGACGCTTCCGGTCGAAGGTGCACGTCCTGAATGTCGCCGACCTGCAGTCGGCGGGCGGGCTGTTCAGCGCCGGGGGGCTCGAACGCGAGTTCGTCGAGCGTCTGGAGTCGCGGGGACGGGAGGCCACCCAGCGCGTCGCAGAGCGCATCGAGTCGCTCGCGCCCGACGTTGACTTCGAGACCGACGTGGTCCGGACCGCCGACTTCGACGGCGTCGCACCGGGTATCCACGACTACGCGGTGGACCGCGAGGTCGACCTCGTCGTCATGGGGTCACACGGCCGTTCGAACCTCCGGAGCCAGCTCCTGGGGAGCGTCACGTCGGAGCTCCTGCGCGGCGGCGACCTCCCGGTGCTGGTCGTGAAGCGGGAGTCCTGA
- a CDS encoding twin-arginine translocation signal domain-containing protein: MEKRNTPDSSQRAHSNTSRRDFLRTTGVVTGAAVTGLGTLASGPSLVFASKEEPYDRTQKSVVERLDEDWCELQSNINGAKMISQETNQFEQAGTFAISRTSVEGAYANTRNVRFDLDAVDVPDTGYWVNEHNAYKQDDDDSEVGEQLVEEAASFLWDVTLSSLGAPNPLSLLLVGDDDNSVSVDTGCCNDYLHVSYPKNTDVGGIWVSQYFQDEDTQVPEGTYKFEATFEADVGHVSTSTLDPGFQKKETVTHDHDIEVEVYSD, translated from the coding sequence ATGGAGAAGCGAAACACTCCTGACTCGTCGCAACGAGCACACTCGAACACCTCTCGACGCGATTTCCTGCGAACGACTGGCGTCGTAACCGGAGCCGCCGTGACGGGGCTCGGAACCCTTGCCTCCGGGCCTTCGCTGGTCTTCGCCAGCAAGGAGGAACCGTACGACCGCACGCAGAAGAGCGTCGTCGAGCGACTTGACGAAGACTGGTGTGAACTCCAGTCGAACATCAACGGCGCGAAGATGATCAGCCAAGAGACCAACCAGTTCGAGCAGGCAGGCACGTTCGCCATCTCCCGAACTAGCGTCGAAGGTGCGTACGCCAACACCCGAAACGTCCGGTTCGACCTCGATGCGGTGGACGTTCCGGATACCGGTTACTGGGTCAACGAGCACAACGCGTATAAGCAAGACGACGACGACTCTGAGGTGGGCGAACAACTCGTTGAGGAAGCTGCGAGCTTCCTCTGGGATGTCACTCTCAGTTCGCTCGGTGCGCCGAACCCACTCTCACTCCTACTCGTCGGCGACGACGACAATAGCGTCAGCGTCGACACGGGGTGCTGTAACGACTACCTCCATGTGAGTTATCCGAAGAACACAGACGTCGGTGGCATCTGGGTGAGTCAGTACTTCCAAGATGAGGATACTCAAGTCCCCGAGGGGACCTACAAGTTCGAGGCCACCTTCGAGGCGGACGTCGGACACGTCAGCACGTCAACGCTGGACCCCGGCTTTCAGAAGAAAGAGACGGTCACTCACGACCACGATATCGAGGTCGAAGTCTACTCCGATTAG
- a CDS encoding XdhC family protein yields MDDANPDPWAASTFGVRESLRDRLGESVAVATVSDVEGAAYRRPGAKMVLDDDDEVGAITAGCLEGPVAELADRALVDGPLRQTFDLTSEDDTWSFGLGCNGVIDVLVEPADGSFGPALDRVTAGERVALLTVVGGDHPARVGARAVADPSGGIEATDAREPIPDDVLAGVRETAREFAESGQSDTVAVETDRGTAEVFVDGYEPTPQLLVFGSDNDVRPVSRLGRDAGFEVTVASARGARADAERFPAAHRVVAARPTEVAEVIERPEDTYAVVMSHNFVDDRLALEALLDTAVPYVGVMGPRKRFEEMRAALAEEDVGLSESDRERVATPVGLDLGGGEPMQVALSVVSEVLAVANGREGGRLTRREEPIHPRPESASSPEDESASDDADSS; encoded by the coding sequence ATGGACGACGCGAATCCGGACCCGTGGGCCGCCAGCACCTTCGGGGTCCGCGAGTCACTGCGCGACCGCCTCGGCGAGAGCGTCGCGGTCGCCACCGTCTCGGACGTCGAGGGCGCGGCCTACCGCCGTCCCGGCGCGAAGATGGTCCTCGACGACGACGACGAGGTCGGAGCCATCACCGCGGGGTGTCTCGAAGGTCCGGTCGCCGAGCTCGCCGACCGCGCGCTCGTCGACGGCCCGCTACGACAGACGTTCGACCTGACGAGCGAGGACGATACGTGGAGCTTCGGACTCGGATGCAACGGCGTCATCGACGTGCTGGTCGAACCCGCAGACGGCAGTTTCGGGCCCGCGCTCGACCGGGTCACGGCGGGCGAGCGGGTCGCCCTCCTGACGGTGGTCGGTGGCGACCACCCCGCGCGGGTCGGTGCGCGGGCGGTGGCCGACCCGTCGGGCGGAATCGAGGCGACCGACGCCCGCGAACCGATTCCCGACGACGTGCTGGCCGGAGTTCGGGAGACCGCCCGCGAGTTCGCGGAATCGGGGCAATCCGACACCGTGGCGGTCGAGACCGACCGGGGGACCGCCGAGGTGTTCGTCGACGGCTACGAGCCGACGCCCCAACTGCTCGTGTTCGGGAGCGACAACGACGTGCGCCCGGTGTCGCGGCTGGGGAGGGACGCCGGGTTCGAGGTCACGGTCGCGAGCGCGCGCGGCGCTCGTGCCGACGCCGAGCGGTTTCCGGCCGCGCATCGGGTGGTCGCCGCCCGGCCGACCGAGGTCGCAGAGGTGATAGAGCGCCCCGAGGACACCTACGCGGTCGTGATGTCCCACAACTTCGTCGACGACCGCCTCGCGCTGGAGGCCCTGCTCGACACCGCGGTGCCCTACGTCGGCGTGATGGGCCCGCGAAAGCGGTTCGAGGAGATGCGCGCGGCGTTGGCCGAGGAGGACGTTGGGCTCTCGGAGTCGGACCGCGAGCGCGTCGCGACGCCGGTCGGCCTCGACCTCGGCGGCGGCGAGCCGATGCAGGTCGCGCTCAGCGTGGTCTCGGAGGTCCTCGCGGTCGCCAACGGTCGCGAGGGCGGTCGGCTGACCCGCCGCGAGGAACCGATTCACCCGAGACCCGAGTCGGCGTCCTCGCCCGAGGACGAGTCGGCGTCGGACGACGCCGACTCGTCCTGA
- a CDS encoding nucleotidyltransferase family protein, with protein MILGVVLAAGSASRFEGSNKLLASLDGDPVVAHATRTLAESSVDALVAVVGHDAERVVAALPPAVEVLENPDHGAGQSTSVRRGVEAARQRDAAAVLFALGDMPRVSVETVERLLSAYRDRGPEGETIAAPRYDGRRGNPVLFGAEYFDALAGVEGDRGGRVLLETEPVAWVDVADPGIHRDVDTLGDLRDLQDESASSDADSSSGEDADSGLG; from the coding sequence ATGATACTCGGGGTCGTCCTCGCGGCCGGGTCGGCCAGCCGGTTCGAGGGGTCGAACAAACTCCTCGCGTCCCTCGACGGCGACCCGGTCGTCGCGCACGCGACCCGGACGCTCGCGGAATCGAGCGTCGATGCGCTCGTCGCGGTGGTGGGCCACGACGCCGAGCGGGTCGTGGCTGCGCTTCCCCCCGCAGTCGAGGTCCTCGAAAACCCCGACCACGGGGCGGGTCAGAGCACCTCGGTCCGGCGCGGGGTCGAGGCGGCCCGCCAGCGCGACGCGGCGGCCGTCCTGTTCGCGCTCGGCGACATGCCCCGCGTCTCGGTCGAGACGGTCGAGCGACTCCTCTCGGCCTACCGCGACCGCGGGCCGGAGGGCGAGACCATCGCGGCCCCGCGGTACGACGGTCGCCGCGGCAATCCCGTCCTGTTCGGGGCCGAGTACTTCGACGCGCTGGCCGGAGTCGAGGGCGACCGCGGGGGCCGAGTGCTCCTCGAAACCGAACCGGTCGCGTGGGTCGACGTAGCCGACCCCGGAATCCACCGCGACGTGGACACGCTCGGAGACTTGCGCGACCTTCAGGACGAGTCGGCGTCGTCCGACGCCGACTCGTCCTCGGGCGAGGACGCCGACTCGGGTCTCGGGTGA
- a CDS encoding (2Fe-2S)-binding protein, which produces MSTDDAPPTLDYPTEEITLSVNGEEVTADVEPRHKLSDFLRDSQGLRGVRVGCEHGVCGACTVLLDGDAIKSCLTYAVQADGREVETVEGLAEDGTLHPIQESFHEEHALQCGFCTSGFVMATKELLDDEPDPDEEDIERGLADNICRCTGYQNIYDAVLRAADRMDGEEAEGDAGAEAEK; this is translated from the coding sequence ATGAGTACCGATGACGCTCCCCCCACCCTCGACTACCCCACCGAGGAGATAACCCTCTCGGTCAACGGCGAGGAGGTCACCGCCGATGTCGAACCGCGCCACAAGCTCTCGGACTTCCTCCGGGATTCGCAGGGACTACGCGGGGTACGGGTCGGGTGCGAACACGGGGTCTGTGGGGCCTGTACCGTCCTGCTGGACGGCGACGCCATCAAGTCGTGTCTGACCTACGCGGTGCAGGCCGACGGAAGGGAAGTCGAGACGGTCGAGGGACTCGCCGAGGACGGGACGCTCCACCCGATTCAGGAGTCGTTCCACGAGGAGCACGCCCTCCAGTGCGGATTCTGCACGAGCGGGTTCGTGATGGCGACCAAGGAACTGCTCGACGACGAACCCGACCCCGACGAAGAGGACATAGAGCGGGGACTCGCCGACAACATCTGTCGGTGTACGGGGTATCAGAACATCTACGACGCGGTCCTGCGCGCGGCCGACCGGATGGACGGCGAAGAGGCGGAGGGCGACGCGGGCGCGGAGGCGGAGAAATGA